A window of Chrysoperla carnea chromosome 3, inChrCarn1.1, whole genome shotgun sequence genomic DNA:
AAAGAGGCACCCGCCACCTTCGCATAAGAAATAGAGACGCAAAACAAAtcgtatgttttatacgtaaaacaaaaagatagtaaagaatcatgtaaaaggcgcacattaatttacataaagtcataaagttaaaaaattcgatttttttgataacacaggcaaatttgatccgatcttaaggaattttttttgaattccaaTAATTTTGGACCATTTTTTCAGCTACGATATTGATTCTTGGCTAGCTATCattaatgtgcttaattccggaaccaggactcCCCATTCTTGAAAacaattagagctaggttaattttgatcccaaatttgaaaagtatgaaccaaatttagtaggattacatacttggtttatcaagattggataaaatttggatgtgatagagtatagttaatttttttggattctgatgacgtcataaagataaaaaattcgatttttttgataatacaggcaaatttgtcCCGatcttattcaaatttttttttaaatccactaatttttggTCAGTTTTCAGCTATGATGCCAGTTATATTTATTTGCTCGTTTCTgaaagtttttgtataaaagatTTCAGTAAACAAAGCAAAATACTccgtttttgtttatttgatgtGGGCTTAGCATAAGAATCTACAGGAGGTCAAGGGCTccatagaacaaaaaaaaaaaaaaaaattgcgtttgATAAACGATAAGtagttgcaaaaaaaaagaatttttttcagttacaatcatttaaaatgatttataatatactCGCCGGTTTGACTGAAATTGCTTCCttttcgattaatttaattGAGTTCTTTTCgatatctattaaaaattttacctagtaaaaatattcagataactatttttacttaatttgagAAGTTGATAAATACATACATCAATGAGATTGTGACGGGCTTGGATTTCGCAATATAGAAAAGTTAATTCATGATAttcatgatataaaaaattgaatgtttgtcaaataatgctaacgtcaaaaatcgattaaacttttatgcatttttgataaggaaattTTAGGGCATTTTTagatgtataaatttatttcaaaataaaaatgtgttacgttaaaaatagaaatgcCACTTCTAAAATAGAATGACATTGGCGgcaaaatattattagatatttatcGATGTGTGTGactaaatttttagaattaaatatacgatcataaaattaaataatttttaaaatatattactaaattatataaaaattaaaaaatatataaatatttgtaatttttaatttataattaggcCGGTGTTTATAAGTACTAATAAAATAGCTTACCTCTTTTTCAGATTTGAACTTTTGTATGTTCTTCTGAATAATCTTTTCCACATTTGTTTTAGTCGTAAacattgtttattatattattatgcacAATTTCAacttgtttaattatttcaatctattcacataatttttttgcgtgaaaatctatattttcttcaaattcatTAGGAAATACGACTTTggaataaatatgaataaccAAGTTGTAACTGCTTACTTTTTTCAATGTATACCGCATGCGTTCGGATAAGAGACAGTTTGTTTTAGGAATTGCGCAGATCTGTttcctttaaatttaaatattcttctgtttttttaatttatttgaaatataaattattaatcaatttaattaaaaccataaattttaatttttaaaattaacatagagtaatttatttgtaaaaatgaattaaaaaaaattcgtaacaacaataatttaatttttaacaaacttgAATTTAAAGTCTAATGCTGAATTCACACTATAAAATCCGGCGACGGGCTACGGGGCGACAGGTGATAAATTGGCtacgtttttatttatgtattgtaGACAAAAACGATATTGATAATATCACGACACCATTACAATATGATTacaatatgatttataaaatgtaaattcatAACGTTATACTGTGGTGGTATTTTCAAGTTAATAAAGAAAGAACATAGTATTTCATATTTCCATTACACTAAATATCTATTACTGCCACTTTTCGTTAGACTATAATTTCTACACCGCGTCGATCGGCCACAATGCGATTCTCTGTAGAAACTGCAGAAGAGTCATGTTGTAGACATGGctttatgtttcttttttaatcattatataACCAAAGAATACAGTACCCTGTATATCTATGAGAACACTCTGTATTCTTTTCTCTTTAATTTAACATAACCTTATTCTACGAGATTgagaacattatttttttttgtaaattagtaaataatcaAGATAATTACTTAACActaatttcatttaaacatgaatatttctttaataaaaacagTTCCAACGGTTTTACTTCATGAACAACCTCTTTTAAAAGCTCTTGGCGTTACATTatgtaaattaacatttaataatatttataaaatttatttttttacatatgtaTGCTATTTTTGATTAGGTAATCAAAGATATGCTAGTAAAAAAACTAGTGGTAGCACAAAGAATCAGAAAGGCCATGGACGACCAAAACATAGGGGATGGAAACGACAAGATGGTCATTGGGTTGAAGCTGGAACCATATTAGCCACACAATTAAATCTTCGATTTCATCCTGGTTTAAATGTATGTGAATATGATACCTAATACCTCGTATTGCACTTTATGATTGGATAGAAAGTATAAAatcactttcaaaattattgatctGAGAAGCGACAGTAAAGAGtttattcaatcattaaaaGTTTGAGTTCATTCAAACTCAAAAGCGAACTTTCtctctttttaaacttttcttctttcTCTTGCGGTTTAAATAGTATTATGAGTCCACGAATCATTGTCCGATTTGCCTCGTTTTTTAACCCCTGGCACAAAAAGAgtatgtctgtggcatcgtagctcctaatcagatgaaccgattttgattctcttttttgtttgaatagaaatttaatcgagagtgttct
This region includes:
- the LOC123295391 gene encoding 50S ribosomal protein L27 yields the protein MNISLIKTVPTVLLHEQPLLKALGVTLCNQRYASKKTSGSTKNQKGHGRPKHRGWKRQDGHWVEAGTILATQLNLRFHPGLNVGFGKNGTLFAMVPGRVMVTCEKTDLNWDHTWVQRCYAGRENQPIYKKYFNVIPEAQHQNFKLIDQI